The following coding sequences lie in one Agarivorans sp. Alg241-V36 genomic window:
- a CDS encoding EndoU domain-containing protein, producing MCVENLEAWVSIWTSNNAFKHIFCGEPKAYLKNGKMQFSLGGLHYAPRYQQAQENGWAYLCSKEQLQRTFTSLVHAYAGRTQGN from the coding sequence GTGTGCGTTGAAAATTTAGAGGCGTGGGTTAGCATTTGGACTTCGAACAATGCGTTTAAGCATATATTTTGCGGAGAACCTAAGGCTTATTTAAAGAACGGTAAAATGCAGTTTAGTTTAGGCGGCCTTCATTATGCGCCCCGATACCAACAAGCTCAAGAAAATGGTTGGGCGTACCTTTGCAGTAAAGAACAACTACAGAGGACTTTCACCTCATTAGTTCATGCCTATGCTGGGCGTACACAAGGCAATTAA